A window of the Deltaproteobacteria bacterium genome harbors these coding sequences:
- a CDS encoding VWA domain-containing protein — MITIQYSEWDGTQRVRLSTDQLFEELAKHLSNTDDLQQAMESMMRQGLEGEQGKLKGLDDLVKELREEMRKRYKEYNLRSSLDEMQQRLENILNQERQTLQQQKPQKPELNEKENFLKQLPQRMSDQMEKLAQYEFEDQAAQEAFNELMQEFNDIRSVEDFQRRYKDLFNGPQSLDFQQTLQLMEEMQNLQEMEQNLLAGRSEKIDPNDLQELMGQGALQDLQNLQQMQAMLQEAGFLVYREGRMALSPKGVRRIGQLALRDIYANLLRDRTGPHTTDHRGAAEIKMDETRPYAYGDPMHLDLVGTMKKALRRTVSVPIKISPEDFTIYDTDHTTTSSTVLLLDMSWSMSWEGRFAAAKKVALALESLIRTRYPRDYFAVVGFFTRAVELKIKDLPEASWNMGDPFTNLQDGIRLASDLLHRHPGHNQNIIVVTDGQPTAYFSHGRLYCEWPLSFGGISMRAAQETLKEVERATQRRITINTFMLDDSPSLRAFVDKMTQLNRGRAFYTRPDHLGEYLLIDYVSKKKKKI; from the coding sequence ATGATTACCATACAGTACAGCGAGTGGGATGGAACGCAGCGTGTTCGCCTTTCGACCGATCAGCTTTTTGAAGAATTGGCCAAACATTTATCCAACACTGACGACCTCCAGCAGGCGATGGAATCGATGATGCGCCAGGGGCTAGAGGGTGAACAGGGGAAACTCAAAGGCCTTGATGACCTGGTCAAAGAGCTGCGCGAAGAAATGCGCAAACGCTATAAAGAATACAATCTGCGCTCTTCGCTGGATGAAATGCAGCAACGGTTAGAGAATATCCTCAATCAAGAGCGGCAAACCCTGCAACAGCAGAAGCCGCAAAAGCCGGAGTTAAATGAAAAAGAGAATTTCCTCAAACAACTGCCCCAACGCATGAGCGATCAGATGGAGAAGTTGGCACAGTACGAGTTTGAGGATCAAGCCGCGCAAGAAGCATTTAACGAACTCATGCAAGAGTTCAATGATATTCGTTCGGTTGAAGATTTTCAGCGTCGCTATAAAGACCTTTTCAATGGCCCGCAGTCACTCGACTTTCAACAAACGTTGCAACTCATGGAGGAAATGCAGAACCTGCAAGAGATGGAACAAAACCTCCTGGCTGGTCGCTCAGAGAAGATTGATCCCAATGATTTACAAGAATTGATGGGGCAGGGAGCGCTGCAAGACCTGCAGAATCTGCAACAAATGCAGGCGATGCTTCAAGAGGCGGGGTTCTTGGTGTACCGCGAAGGACGAATGGCGCTCTCTCCCAAAGGCGTGCGACGGATCGGACAGCTGGCGTTGCGCGATATTTATGCCAATCTGCTGCGTGACCGCACTGGCCCGCATACGACCGACCATCGTGGCGCGGCAGAAATTAAGATGGATGAGACTCGTCCGTATGCCTACGGGGACCCCATGCACTTAGATCTCGTTGGAACGATGAAGAAGGCGCTCCGACGAACAGTGAGTGTTCCGATCAAGATCTCGCCAGAAGACTTTACGATCTACGACACTGATCATACCACCACGAGTTCGACCGTGTTGCTCCTGGATATGAGTTGGTCGATGAGTTGGGAAGGGCGCTTTGCGGCCGCGAAAAAGGTGGCCCTCGCTCTCGAGAGCCTTATTCGTACGCGATACCCGCGCGATTATTTTGCCGTGGTTGGGTTTTTCACGCGTGCGGTTGAACTCAAGATTAAAGATCTGCCTGAGGCCAGTTGGAACATGGGTGATCCGTTCACCAACCTTCAAGACGGGATTCGTCTCGCTAGTGATTTGCTCCATCGTCATCCTGGGCACAATCAGAACATTATCGTGGTGACAGATGGCCAGCCGACGGCCTATTTCTCCCATGGTCGCTTGTATTGTGAGTGGCCGCTCTCGTTCGGTGGTATCAGCATGCGTGCGGCGCAGGAAACCCTGAAAGAGGTCGAACGTGCTACCCAACGCAGGATCACCATCAATACGTTCATGCTCGACGATAGTCCGAGTCTGCGCGCGTTTGTTGATAAGATGACGCAACTCAACCGTGGGCGGGCATTTTACACCCGGCCAGATCATCTCGGTGAGTATTTGCTGATTGACTACGTCTCGAAGAAGAAGAAGAAAATTTGA
- a CDS encoding ferritin-like domain-containing protein, with protein MNKKVYDILLFSYYRDAELRGADLILRLINHTDSAQLQENLARHLADETEHAWKWTERIRALGGQPIRIEDGYHRHLRRKAGLPSHLVDLLALTYVVEERADKRYEEHASRPDVDADTLKVLQEMRKDEEWHLTWVGEALKELERAHGVEKVAASLERYRKLEAEAFAEMIADEQKALREIAEDE; from the coding sequence ATGAACAAAAAGGTCTACGATATTCTGTTGTTTAGCTACTACCGCGACGCTGAGTTACGTGGCGCAGATCTCATTCTTCGTCTGATTAATCATACTGACAGCGCCCAGCTACAAGAGAACCTGGCCCGTCATTTAGCTGATGAAACAGAGCATGCCTGGAAGTGGACTGAGCGGATTCGCGCCCTGGGCGGGCAACCAATCCGTATCGAGGATGGCTATCACCGCCATTTGCGACGTAAAGCTGGCCTACCGTCCCATCTCGTCGATTTGCTGGCATTGACCTATGTCGTCGAAGAACGGGCAGACAAACGCTATGAGGAGCATGCCTCTCGCCCAGACGTTGATGCCGACACACTGAAGGTGCTGCAGGAAATGCGCAAAGATGAGGAGTGGCATCTGACGTGGGTCGGAGAAGCGCTCAAAGAGTTGGAGCGTGCACACGGTGTCGAAAAGGTTGCAGCGTCGCTGGAGCGCTATCGCAAACTCGAAGCTGAGGCGTTTGCGGAGATGATCGCCGATGAGCAAAAGGCGTTGCGCGAAATTGCGGAGGACGAGTAA
- a CDS encoding undecaprenyl-diphosphate phosphatase translates to MSEILTALFLGILQGLTEFLPVSSSGHLVLAQALLPNLSQPGVVFEVTLHLGTLVAVCLYFRKDLWAMAVSLVAPQEEKTTEDRRLLWLVILGTLPTVMIGLLFRKQFESMFTDLRGAGIWFVITGLLLFLTDRVATKGRQLSEMTIRDALVIGIAQGLSIIPALSRSGSTIATGILLALDRTLLVRYSFLLSIPAVLGAFILEVVAHRDELLQGFDPLTYGIGTIAAGIVGYWSISVLLNMTRSRRLSVFAYYCIVIGIVAFLIASR, encoded by the coding sequence ATGTCAGAGATTCTGACGGCTTTGTTCCTTGGGATTCTTCAGGGGCTCACGGAGTTTTTACCGGTGAGTAGCTCTGGACATCTCGTGTTGGCTCAAGCGTTATTGCCAAATTTGTCTCAGCCTGGAGTGGTTTTCGAAGTTACGTTACATCTCGGTACCCTTGTCGCTGTTTGTTTGTATTTCCGGAAAGATCTGTGGGCGATGGCTGTATCGCTAGTTGCTCCCCAAGAAGAGAAGACCACAGAAGATCGCCGCCTCCTGTGGTTAGTGATTCTTGGTACTCTTCCGACGGTCATGATAGGATTGCTCTTCCGCAAGCAGTTTGAATCGATGTTCACCGATTTACGTGGAGCAGGGATCTGGTTTGTCATCACCGGGCTACTGCTTTTTTTGACCGACCGAGTCGCCACCAAGGGGCGACAACTCTCGGAAATGACTATCAGAGATGCATTGGTGATTGGCATTGCGCAAGGCTTGTCGATTATCCCTGCGCTGTCTCGTTCTGGGTCGACAATCGCGACAGGGATTTTGCTCGCTTTAGATCGTACCCTGTTAGTCCGGTATTCATTTCTTCTTTCAATTCCAGCAGTTCTGGGGGCATTTATTTTAGAGGTGGTAGCGCACCGCGATGAACTGTTGCAAGGATTCGATCCTCTGACGTATGGGATTGGAACGATCGCGGCTGGGATTGTGGGCTATTGGAGCATTTCTGTCTTGCTCAACATGACCCGCTCACGCCGTCTTTCGGTTTTTGCGTATTACTGCATAGTTATTGGCATAGTTGCCTTTCTGATCGCCAGTAGATAA